The following proteins come from a genomic window of Euzebya sp.:
- a CDS encoding cell wall-binding repeat-containing protein: MTARTRPLALAALVSLVAALLAAAPLVEPADAANDFSQVESTRVAGDDAIGTAIALAETAYESAETVFLARADDYADALTGSTLAAAANAPILFTDSASLSEGLLPAVQRLGAGEVVILGGVAAVSQDVEDELTGAGLSVRRVAGDTRFQTALQVAGELIGEQIPSTVFFVEGENADATRGWPDAINIAAVAAATGQPILPVNAEFVPEVIQGAWDAWAAEGATGIIVGGTAAVGEDVATALQGEAEDPLARLAGDSRFGTSAAVYSYAVSEALMDPSVRYVIPGGSFVEGLAAGAVAGAQGHPTVMVDSVDPAGSPQTIELLGSALDTVDSHVLVGDADAISESVADAIGAAATPAEVDADVCLTLLHHNDGESQLLGTGADESFGSLARLVTLANAEQAAAEEAGCAAVTVTSGDNFLAGPELSASDPLAEEGQILDAIGLSEVGYDALALGNHDFDFGPDFAARFITSFEGEDAPPFLSANLDFSEEPALQALVDEGRIAPRVTVDAGGTPVGIIGLVTPGLRSISSPRDVVVLQNIVEIVQGEIDELTAEGVEHIVLISHLQGLGEDFDLIPQLSGLDAVVAGGGDEVLADPADPLVPGDTFSVADSYPVELTDADGEVVPTVTTAGDYKYLGRLTLYFGEDGELLADTPYDDGTSRMLRIADESLPGGVARDESVVADVEAPVREFVADLAENVIAMSEVALDGARPNIRQTETNLGNLVADAHRFIVGTYGGEFGIDTSQPIVGLQNGGGIRNNSVIPAGDISELTTYDVLPFANFIAAVPDFSAQQLKDVLERAYSDVENANGAFAHVSNLVIEVDLSQTAQEVETDDEGTVTITTPGERVRSVTLADGTPLVADGEVVDGAPAVTLASIDFSIRNGDAYPFNLEEGEFTPVGVSYQQSIAEYIQTPVEDGGLGNLVSAEAYPEGGEGRITITGEAPAE, encoded by the coding sequence ATGACTGCACGAACGCGCCCACTGGCGCTGGCGGCACTGGTGTCGCTCGTCGCGGCGCTGCTGGCCGCCGCCCCACTGGTCGAGCCCGCAGACGCCGCGAATGACTTCAGCCAGGTCGAGAGCACCCGCGTCGCCGGCGACGACGCCATCGGCACGGCCATCGCGCTGGCCGAGACGGCGTACGAGTCCGCAGAGACCGTCTTCCTGGCCCGCGCCGACGACTACGCCGACGCGCTGACCGGGTCGACGCTGGCCGCCGCCGCGAACGCCCCCATCCTGTTCACCGACTCCGCGTCGCTCTCCGAGGGCCTCCTGCCCGCCGTCCAGCGCCTCGGCGCCGGCGAGGTCGTCATCCTCGGCGGCGTCGCCGCCGTCAGCCAGGACGTCGAGGACGAGCTGACCGGCGCCGGGCTGAGCGTCCGCCGCGTCGCCGGCGACACCCGCTTCCAGACCGCCCTGCAGGTCGCCGGCGAGCTGATCGGCGAGCAGATCCCCTCCACCGTCTTCTTCGTCGAGGGCGAGAACGCCGACGCGACCCGCGGCTGGCCCGACGCGATCAACATCGCCGCCGTCGCCGCCGCCACCGGCCAGCCGATCCTGCCGGTGAACGCCGAGTTCGTGCCCGAGGTCATCCAGGGCGCCTGGGACGCCTGGGCCGCAGAGGGCGCCACCGGCATCATCGTCGGCGGCACCGCCGCCGTCGGCGAGGACGTCGCCACCGCGCTGCAGGGCGAGGCCGAGGACCCGCTCGCCCGACTGGCCGGCGACTCCCGCTTCGGCACCTCCGCCGCGGTCTACAGCTACGCGGTCTCCGAGGCCCTGATGGACCCGTCGGTCCGCTACGTGATCCCCGGCGGCTCGTTCGTCGAGGGTCTCGCCGCCGGCGCGGTCGCCGGTGCCCAGGGCCACCCGACCGTCATGGTCGACTCGGTCGACCCGGCGGGGTCCCCGCAGACCATCGAGCTGCTCGGCTCCGCGCTCGACACCGTCGACAGCCACGTCCTGGTCGGCGACGCCGACGCGATCAGCGAGTCGGTGGCCGACGCCATCGGCGCAGCCGCCACCCCGGCGGAGGTCGACGCCGACGTCTGCCTGACCCTGCTGCACCACAACGACGGCGAGTCCCAACTGCTGGGCACCGGCGCCGACGAGTCCTTCGGCTCGCTCGCACGCCTGGTGACCCTGGCGAACGCCGAGCAGGCCGCGGCCGAGGAAGCCGGCTGCGCTGCCGTGACCGTCACCTCCGGCGACAACTTCCTCGCCGGTCCCGAGCTGAGCGCGTCCGACCCCCTCGCCGAGGAGGGTCAGATCCTGGACGCGATCGGCCTGTCCGAGGTCGGCTACGACGCGCTGGCCCTGGGCAACCACGACTTCGACTTCGGACCGGACTTCGCGGCCCGCTTCATCACCTCCTTCGAGGGCGAGGACGCCCCGCCGTTCCTGTCGGCGAACCTCGACTTCTCCGAGGAGCCGGCGCTCCAGGCGCTGGTCGACGAGGGGCGGATCGCCCCGCGGGTCACCGTCGACGCCGGCGGCACCCCGGTCGGCATCATCGGTCTGGTCACCCCGGGCCTGCGGTCGATCTCCTCGCCGCGCGACGTCGTCGTGCTGCAGAACATCGTCGAGATCGTCCAGGGCGAGATCGACGAGCTCACCGCCGAGGGCGTCGAGCACATCGTCCTGATCAGCCACCTGCAGGGCCTGGGCGAGGACTTCGACCTGATCCCGCAGCTGTCCGGCCTGGACGCGGTCGTCGCTGGTGGCGGTGACGAGGTCCTGGCCGACCCCGCCGACCCGCTGGTCCCCGGGGACACCTTCAGCGTCGCCGACTCCTACCCGGTCGAGCTGACCGACGCCGACGGCGAGGTCGTCCCGACCGTGACCACGGCCGGCGACTACAAGTACCTCGGTCGACTGACCCTGTACTTCGGCGAGGACGGCGAGCTGCTCGCCGACACCCCGTACGACGACGGCACCTCCCGGATGCTGCGCATCGCCGACGAGTCCCTCCCCGGTGGCGTCGCCCGCGACGAGTCGGTCGTGGCGGACGTCGAGGCGCCGGTGCGCGAGTTCGTGGCCGACCTGGCCGAGAACGTGATCGCGATGTCCGAGGTCGCCCTCGACGGCGCCCGTCCGAACATCCGCCAGACCGAGACCAACCTCGGCAACCTGGTCGCCGACGCCCACCGCTTCATCGTCGGCACCTACGGCGGCGAATTCGGCATCGACACCAGCCAGCCGATCGTCGGCCTGCAGAACGGCGGCGGCATCCGGAACAACTCGGTGATCCCCGCCGGGGACATCAGCGAGCTGACGACCTACGACGTGCTGCCGTTCGCGAACTTCATCGCGGCGGTGCCGGACTTCAGCGCCCAGCAGCTGAAGGACGTGCTCGAGCGCGCCTACTCCGACGTGGAGAACGCCAACGGCGCCTTCGCCCACGTCTCCAACCTGGTCATCGAGGTCGACCTGTCCCAGACCGCCCAGGAGGTCGAGACCGACGACGAGGGCACCGTGACCATCACCACCCCGGGTGAGCGGGTCCGGTCGGTCACGCTCGCCGACGGCACCCCGCTGGTCGCCGACGGCGAGGTCGTCGACGGTGCTCCCGCGGTCACGCTCGCGTCGATCGACTTCAGCATCCGCAACGGCGACGCCTACCCCTTCAACCTGGAGGAGGGGGAGTTCACCCCCGTCGGCGTCTCCTACCAGCAGTCGATCGCCGAGTACATCCAGACCCCCGTCGAGGACGGTGGACTGGGCAACCTCGTGAGCGCTGAGGCGTACCCCGAGGGCGGCGAGGGCCGCATCACCATCACCGGCGAGGCTCCCGCGGAGTAG
- a CDS encoding ABC transporter ATP-binding protein has translation MHPLMRLWRHATDHRGYIVYASLMSVGNKLMDIAPPLLIGVAVDVVVRREDSFLSAFGVEDVRSQVVALAVLSAVVWILESIFEYLYAVSWRRLAQRIQHDLRVDAFTHVMGQDQAVFAEASTGGLMAVLNDDINQLERFLDRGANEILQVAVTVVAIGGYMFVVAPSIAWWAFAPMPVILWGSFRFQRLLEPLYASVRRHVGELNATLAGALGGIATIKSFTAEDREIERVRTASADYVAANDRAIRPSSAFIPLIRMAILFSFTAILVLGAFQTLDGVMEVAVYSTLIFITQRLLWPLTALGEVFDQYQRAMASTRRVMDLLEHQPDIADGDRALAEPVRGEVELDHVTFAYPGSAPVVEGLDLHVPDGELHAVVGATGAGKSTVIRLLLRLYDVTGGAVRIDGVDVRELRLHDLRSRFGLVSQDVFLFHGTVAENIRYGNPSADDAAVRRAAELAEAHGFVEQLAEGYDTVVGERGQKLSGGQRQRLAIARAILRDPAILLLDEATSAVDNETEAAIQRSLATVARGRTTIVIAHRLSTIVHADRIHVMDAGRIVEAGTHDELVAAGGRYAALWAVQTGGGIPALD, from the coding sequence ATGCACCCGCTGATGCGCCTCTGGCGCCATGCGACCGATCACCGCGGCTACATCGTCTACGCGTCGCTGATGAGCGTCGGCAACAAGCTGATGGACATCGCGCCGCCGCTGCTGATCGGCGTGGCCGTCGACGTGGTGGTGCGGCGGGAGGACTCGTTCCTCTCGGCGTTCGGCGTGGAGGACGTCCGCTCCCAGGTGGTCGCGCTCGCCGTGCTGAGCGCGGTGGTGTGGATCCTCGAGAGCATCTTCGAGTACCTCTACGCCGTGTCGTGGCGCCGGCTCGCCCAGCGGATCCAGCACGACCTGCGCGTCGACGCGTTCACCCACGTGATGGGCCAGGACCAAGCGGTCTTCGCCGAGGCGTCGACCGGCGGGCTGATGGCGGTGCTCAACGACGACATCAACCAGCTCGAGCGGTTCCTCGACCGCGGGGCCAACGAGATCCTGCAGGTCGCGGTCACGGTCGTGGCGATCGGCGGCTACATGTTCGTCGTCGCCCCCTCCATCGCCTGGTGGGCGTTCGCCCCGATGCCGGTGATCCTGTGGGGGAGCTTCCGGTTCCAGCGGCTCCTCGAGCCGCTGTACGCGTCGGTGCGCCGCCACGTCGGGGAGCTGAACGCCACCCTGGCCGGCGCGCTCGGCGGCATCGCGACGATCAAGTCCTTCACCGCCGAGGACCGCGAGATCGAGCGGGTCCGGACCGCCTCGGCGGACTACGTCGCCGCCAACGACCGGGCCATCCGACCGTCGTCGGCGTTCATCCCGCTGATCCGGATGGCGATCCTGTTCAGCTTCACCGCCATCCTGGTGCTGGGCGCGTTCCAGACCCTCGACGGGGTCATGGAGGTGGCGGTCTACTCGACGCTGATCTTCATCACCCAGCGGCTGCTGTGGCCCCTGACCGCCCTCGGTGAGGTCTTCGACCAGTACCAGCGGGCGATGGCCTCGACCCGGCGGGTCATGGACCTGCTCGAGCACCAGCCGGACATCGCCGACGGCGACCGGGCGCTGGCCGAGCCGGTCCGTGGGGAGGTCGAGCTCGACCATGTCACCTTCGCCTACCCGGGCAGCGCGCCGGTGGTGGAGGGGTTGGACCTGCACGTCCCCGACGGCGAGCTGCACGCCGTCGTCGGCGCCACCGGGGCGGGGAAGTCCACGGTCATCCGGCTGCTGCTGCGCCTGTACGACGTCACGGGCGGGGCGGTGCGGATCGACGGGGTCGACGTCCGCGAGCTGCGGCTGCACGACCTGCGCAGCCGCTTCGGGCTGGTCAGCCAGGACGTGTTCCTGTTCCACGGCACGGTCGCGGAGAACATCCGCTACGGCAACCCGTCGGCGGACGACGCGGCGGTCCGGCGGGCGGCGGAGCTCGCGGAGGCCCACGGCTTCGTCGAGCAGCTGGCCGAGGGGTACGACACCGTTGTCGGCGAGCGCGGCCAGAAGCTGTCCGGCGGGCAGCGCCAGCGCCTCGCGATCGCCCGCGCGATCCTCCGGGACCCCGCGATCCTGCTGCTGGACGAGGCCACGTCCGCAGTTGACAACGAGACCGAGGCCGCGATCCAGCGCTCCCTCGCCACCGTGGCACGGGGCCGCACCACCATCGTGATCGCCCACCGGCTGTCCACGATCGTCCATGCCGACCGGATCCACGTGATGGACGCGGGCCGGATCGTCGAGGCCGGCACCCACGACGAGCTGGTCGCCGCCGGCGGGCGGTACGCCGCGCTGTGGGCGGTCCAGACCGGCGGCGGCATCCCGGCCCTCGACTGA
- a CDS encoding DM13 domain-containing protein yields MSTTAKSLIAVAAVVVLAVAFWLIRPLFVDTVVDEEFPVSSSATEDGDAAGGTAGEDEAFPLSAGAEVPDDMTQEEVEAEMEAAAAAPDVEEVEDMPEGEPTVLSTGSFGGADSAHSGAGTATIYALADGSHVLRFEDFEVTNGPDLRVYLAPLDADGQPHVGEGAVELGRLKGNIGNQNYDIPADVDLSQPLGVVIYCQPFSVTFATAPLAA; encoded by the coding sequence ATGAGCACCACAGCCAAGTCCCTCATCGCCGTCGCAGCCGTCGTCGTGCTGGCGGTCGCCTTCTGGCTGATCCGACCGCTGTTCGTCGACACCGTCGTCGACGAGGAGTTCCCCGTCTCCTCGAGCGCGACCGAGGACGGCGACGCCGCCGGCGGCACCGCAGGCGAGGACGAGGCCTTCCCCCTGTCGGCGGGCGCCGAGGTCCCCGACGACATGACCCAGGAGGAGGTCGAGGCGGAGATGGAGGCCGCCGCGGCGGCACCGGACGTCGAGGAGGTCGAGGACATGCCGGAGGGGGAGCCGACCGTCCTCTCGACCGGCAGCTTCGGCGGGGCTGACAGCGCCCACTCCGGCGCCGGCACCGCGACGATCTACGCGCTGGCCGACGGCAGCCACGTGCTCCGCTTCGAGGACTTCGAGGTCACCAACGGCCCGGACCTGCGGGTCTACCTGGCCCCGCTCGACGCCGATGGCCAGCCCCACGTCGGGGAGGGGGCCGTCGAGCTCGGACGGCTCAAGGGCAACATCGGCAACCAGAACTACGACATCCCCGCCGACGTCGACCTGAGCCAGCCCCTGGGCGTCGTCATCTACTGCCAGCCCTTCAGCGTGACCTTCGCGACGGCACCCCTCGCCGCCTGA
- a CDS encoding DUF4191 domain-containing protein, with protein MDQIRQLFTTFNVVRANDRSLVPTLAGAVGLTLVAFVLLGVLLGPMWLWIPIGVLFAILTALIVLGRKAQRYQLSSIEGQPGAAAAVLQNMRGAWQVTPAVAFNRRQDMIHLVVGRPGVVLVAEGDSPARLRQLMAKERRRFERAAGEVEVQAVFVGTADDQVSLQRLAMHMARLPNQLKAKEVGPLHRKLDALRASDAPMPKGPQMRRVPKRYR; from the coding sequence ATGGACCAGATCAGACAGCTGTTCACGACGTTCAACGTCGTGCGCGCCAACGACCGCTCGCTCGTGCCGACGTTGGCGGGCGCGGTGGGCCTCACCCTCGTGGCCTTCGTGCTGCTCGGGGTGCTCCTCGGGCCCATGTGGCTGTGGATCCCGATCGGTGTGCTGTTCGCGATCCTGACCGCGCTGATCGTCCTCGGGCGGAAGGCGCAGCGCTACCAGCTGTCCTCGATCGAGGGGCAGCCGGGTGCGGCCGCGGCGGTGCTGCAGAACATGCGCGGTGCGTGGCAGGTCACCCCGGCCGTGGCCTTCAACCGCCGCCAGGACATGATCCACCTGGTCGTCGGCCGTCCCGGCGTGGTGCTGGTCGCGGAGGGGGACTCCCCGGCCCGGCTGCGCCAGCTGATGGCCAAGGAGCGGCGCCGCTTCGAGCGGGCGGCCGGCGAGGTCGAGGTGCAGGCGGTGTTCGTGGGGACCGCTGACGACCAGGTGTCCCTGCAGCGCCTGGCGATGCACATGGCGCGGTTGCCGAACCAGCTGAAGGCGAAGGAGGTCGGGCCGCTGCACCGCAAGCTGGATGCGCTCCGCGCCTCCGACGCGCCGATGCCGAAGGGCCCGCAGATGCGCCGCGTGCCCAAGCGGTACCGCTAA
- a CDS encoding DEAD/DEAH box helicase family protein, with product MPALLLRPWQQRALIALSAHPHPDFLAVATPGAGKTTFALAALAAELSDRPGPAVVVAPTAHLKVQWAGAAARLGLHLDPEWVPGTAFGADMHGIVTTYQQVASAAADLATRVADGVVVLDEIHHAGDERAWGDGTALAFAGARRRISLSGTPFRSDTQAIPFVRYEMDEAVPDVEYGYDTALADGVVRPVYFPRVDGDMEWVAPDGSHHQATFADQLDRTLTAQRLRTALSVEGDWLPTVLTRANQALMRVRRTHPSAGGLAITMDTEHARGVARLLRERCGVDAVVATSEDPAASAKIAAFAESSRPWIVAVRMVSEGVDIPRLRVGVYATTTATELFFRQAVGRLVRVTTDTRGQRSVMFLPDDPRLRAHALGIAEARRHLLKRREEDAEEGDGVEDPLAAMLADDAEQMSLFQAVASTATTDTAEPEWFDTNPFPQADVEGVPLELLPPPTMSGAVPPDPVDGAGRPARHVTKAQMRQRNADLARVLARRANLDHRAVNAELNKKAGIRRIADATVEDLERRLRVGERWLAGL from the coding sequence GTGCCCGCACTCCTCCTCCGCCCTTGGCAGCAGCGCGCCCTGATCGCGCTGTCCGCCCACCCGCACCCGGACTTCCTGGCCGTGGCCACCCCCGGCGCGGGGAAGACGACCTTCGCGCTGGCGGCGCTGGCCGCGGAGCTGTCCGACCGCCCCGGTCCCGCGGTCGTGGTCGCCCCCACGGCGCACCTGAAGGTCCAGTGGGCGGGGGCGGCGGCGCGCCTCGGCCTCCACCTCGATCCGGAGTGGGTCCCGGGCACCGCCTTCGGGGCGGACATGCACGGGATCGTGACGACCTACCAGCAGGTGGCGAGCGCCGCGGCGGACCTGGCGACACGGGTGGCCGACGGCGTCGTCGTGCTCGACGAGATCCACCACGCGGGCGACGAGCGCGCGTGGGGGGACGGGACCGCGCTCGCCTTCGCCGGGGCGCGGCGGCGCATCTCGCTGTCCGGGACGCCGTTCAGGTCCGACACCCAGGCGATCCCGTTCGTCCGCTACGAGATGGACGAGGCCGTCCCGGATGTCGAGTACGGCTACGACACCGCGCTGGCCGACGGGGTGGTGCGGCCGGTCTACTTCCCCCGCGTGGACGGGGACATGGAGTGGGTGGCGCCGGACGGCTCGCACCACCAGGCCACGTTCGCCGACCAGCTCGACCGGACGCTCACCGCCCAGCGCCTCCGGACCGCCCTCAGCGTCGAGGGTGACTGGCTGCCGACGGTGCTGACCCGCGCCAACCAGGCGCTCATGCGGGTGCGGCGGACCCACCCCTCCGCCGGCGGGCTCGCGATCACGATGGACACCGAGCACGCCCGCGGCGTCGCCCGCCTGCTGCGCGAGCGGTGCGGCGTCGACGCCGTGGTCGCCACCTCCGAGGACCCGGCGGCGTCGGCGAAGATCGCCGCGTTCGCCGAGTCCTCCCGGCCCTGGATCGTGGCGGTGCGGATGGTGTCGGAGGGCGTGGACATCCCCCGCCTGCGGGTCGGCGTGTACGCCACGACGACCGCGACCGAGCTGTTCTTCCGCCAGGCCGTCGGCCGGCTGGTGCGGGTGACGACCGACACGCGGGGCCAGCGGTCGGTCATGTTCCTGCCCGACGACCCCCGCCTGCGCGCCCACGCGCTCGGGATCGCCGAGGCCCGGCGGCACCTCCTCAAGCGCCGGGAGGAGGACGCGGAGGAGGGCGACGGCGTCGAGGATCCGCTCGCCGCGATGCTCGCCGACGACGCCGAGCAGATGTCGCTGTTCCAGGCGGTCGCCTCCACGGCGACGACGGACACCGCCGAGCCGGAGTGGTTCGACACCAACCCGTTCCCCCAGGCCGACGTCGAGGGGGTGCCCCTGGAGCTGCTCCCGCCGCCGACGATGTCGGGGGCGGTGCCACCGGACCCGGTCGACGGCGCGGGGCGACCCGCCCGCCACGTCACCAAGGCGCAGATGCGCCAGCGCAACGCCGACCTGGCGCGGGTGCTGGCCCGACGCGCGAACCTGGACCACCGCGCGGTCAACGCCGAGCTGAACAAGAAGGCCGGCATCCGGCGGATCGCCGACGCGACGGTCGAGGACCTCGAACGGCGCCTGCGGGTCGGGGAGCGCTGGCTGGCCGGCCTCTGA
- a CDS encoding cell wall-binding repeat-containing protein → MKRAVSRSVVALVLAAVLVLAAVPASAQDDGGLPIEIPGVGEITELGDLIDIPGLDPLDPILDPVTGIIDELVAVIDDVLAETPLVNLLALQGEDAIDAAVAFSQATYESSGTALIARDDLFADALTTGALQGIFDAPLLLTASGDLDPRTAEELVRLGVERLVIVGGEDAISPLVRQKLDIAGIEVGRVGGPTRIETAADAALQAAPEATTAVLTRAYSTDGDDAQAYADLLAVSPWAAQNGWPVLLSQSDVLTGSTRDAIAESALEEIIVIGGAAAIADDVVAELEGMGLTVRRVAGETRFGTATAIAAERGFADSSDADRLILAEGASVRDDIWAPGFAAAAHGARHDAPILLTNDATLPAETMQFITDGIADNLLDGGPAALCASFVNPLACQAAGLLLLGNLTDALDILGLDLTDLANLEELLDSLGLGDLAAVLDAADGVVDGVISGVAAGDLEALVEALASSGTEIEGLVSGLVGSLPGGDGGSGVEDVVGDIIDGVGGLGDVLGGAESGDSPADIVDGLLGGLGGG, encoded by the coding sequence ATGAAGAGAGCTGTGTCCCGATCCGTCGTCGCGCTGGTCCTGGCCGCCGTCCTGGTCCTGGCGGCCGTGCCGGCGAGCGCCCAGGACGACGGCGGCCTCCCCATCGAGATCCCCGGCGTGGGGGAGATCACCGAGCTGGGCGACCTCATCGACATCCCCGGGCTCGATCCGCTGGACCCGATCCTCGACCCGGTGACCGGGATCATCGACGAGCTGGTCGCCGTGATCGACGACGTGCTGGCCGAGACGCCGCTGGTCAACCTCCTGGCGCTGCAGGGCGAGGACGCCATCGACGCCGCCGTCGCCTTCAGCCAGGCCACCTACGAGTCGAGCGGCACCGCCCTGATCGCCCGCGACGACCTGTTCGCCGACGCGCTGACGACCGGGGCGCTCCAGGGCATCTTCGACGCGCCGCTGCTGCTCACCGCCTCCGGCGACCTCGACCCGCGGACCGCCGAGGAGCTCGTCCGCCTCGGCGTCGAGCGCTTGGTCATCGTCGGCGGGGAGGACGCGATCAGCCCCCTCGTCCGCCAGAAGCTCGACATCGCCGGGATCGAGGTCGGCCGCGTCGGTGGACCGACCCGCATCGAGACCGCCGCGGACGCCGCGCTGCAGGCCGCGCCGGAGGCGACCACCGCGGTCCTGACCCGCGCCTACTCCACCGACGGCGATGACGCCCAGGCCTACGCCGACCTGCTGGCCGTGAGCCCCTGGGCTGCCCAGAACGGCTGGCCGGTCCTGCTCAGCCAGAGCGACGTCCTGACCGGGAGCACCCGCGACGCGATCGCCGAGTCCGCGCTCGAGGAGATCATCGTCATCGGCGGTGCCGCGGCGATCGCCGACGACGTCGTCGCCGAGCTCGAGGGGATGGGCCTGACCGTCCGGCGGGTCGCCGGCGAGACGCGCTTCGGCACTGCCACGGCCATCGCGGCCGAGCGTGGGTTCGCCGACTCCTCCGACGCCGACCGGCTGATCCTCGCCGAGGGGGCGAGCGTCCGCGACGACATCTGGGCCCCCGGCTTCGCGGCGGCCGCGCACGGCGCCCGCCACGACGCGCCGATCCTGTTGACGAACGACGCGACCCTGCCGGCCGAGACGATGCAGTTCATCACCGACGGCATCGCGGACAACCTGCTCGACGGCGGTCCCGCGGCGCTCTGCGCCAGCTTCGTGAACCCGCTGGCCTGCCAGGCCGCCGGCCTGCTGCTGCTCGGCAACCTCACCGACGCCCTCGACATCCTGGGGCTCGACCTGACCGACCTGGCCAACCTCGAGGAGCTGCTCGACTCCCTCGGCCTGGGTGACCTGGCCGCGGTGCTGGACGCCGCGGACGGCGTCGTCGACGGGGTCATCTCCGGCGTCGCCGCCGGCGACCTCGAGGCCCTCGTCGAGGCGCTGGCCTCCTCGGGCACCGAGATCGAGGGGCTCGTCAGCGGGCTGGTCGGATCGCTGCCCGGCGGCGACGGCGGATCTGGCGTCGAAGACGTCGTCGGCGACATCATCGACGGGGTCGGCGGCCTGGGTGACGTGCTCGGCGGCGCCGAGTCCGGGGACTCCCCGGCCGACATCGTCGACGGACTGCTCGGAGGCCTGGGCGGCGGCTGA
- a CDS encoding SDR family oxidoreductase, producing MTDIRSSTVVITGGASGIGRLMALGFAARGATVAILDVNLEGARIVAKEMQAATGREHAAFEVDITDRYAVAAVADQVREAVGDPDVVVNNAGIISGGAPLLETPDELIELTMGVNVLALFWVTKAFLPAMVARDRGHVVTIASASGMVGVSRLVEYSASKHAAIGFDESLRMELAELAPGVRTTIVNPFYIDTGMFDGVATKVPWLLPILDAQHVADRVIDAVATDRRRVTLPRAVNLLYPAHFLPVRVFDRIVNALGVNDTMREFKGRVPPESQVPS from the coding sequence ATGACCGACATCCGCTCGAGCACCGTCGTGATCACCGGGGGGGCCTCCGGCATCGGCCGGCTGATGGCCCTCGGCTTCGCCGCGCGCGGCGCGACCGTCGCGATCCTGGATGTGAACCTCGAGGGGGCGCGGATCGTGGCGAAGGAGATGCAGGCCGCGACGGGTCGCGAGCACGCCGCCTTCGAGGTCGACATCACCGACCGGTACGCCGTCGCCGCGGTGGCCGACCAGGTCCGCGAGGCGGTCGGCGACCCCGACGTCGTCGTGAACAACGCCGGGATCATCAGCGGCGGCGCGCCGCTGCTCGAGACGCCGGACGAGCTGATCGAGCTGACGATGGGCGTCAACGTCCTCGCCCTGTTCTGGGTCACGAAGGCGTTCCTGCCCGCGATGGTCGCGCGGGACCGGGGCCACGTCGTGACGATCGCCTCCGCCTCGGGGATGGTCGGGGTGTCCCGCCTGGTCGAGTACTCGGCGTCGAAGCACGCCGCGATCGGCTTCGACGAGTCGCTGCGGATGGAGCTGGCCGAGCTCGCGCCGGGCGTCCGCACGACCATCGTCAACCCGTTCTACATCGACACCGGGATGTTCGACGGGGTCGCGACGAAGGTGCCCTGGCTGCTGCCGATCCTCGACGCACAGCACGTGGCGGACCGGGTCATCGACGCGGTGGCCACCGATCGGCGGCGGGTGACGCTGCCCCGCGCGGTGAACCTCCTGTACCCGGCCCACTTCCTGCCGGTGCGGGTCTTCGACCGGATCGTCAACGCCCTCGGCGTCAACGACACGATGCGCGAGTTCAAGGGCCGCGTCCCACCGGAGTCGCAGGTCCCCTCCTGA
- a CDS encoding PspC domain-containing protein, whose protein sequence is MTATAAPTARRLYRSTRDKKVAGVCGGIAEAMGWDVTAVRLVAALSILLPGPQALAYLVAWLVMPTDREVYGWDSFRYDSSYDTAEAPPAPPVEPVPPMPTPPHTA, encoded by the coding sequence ATGACCGCCACCGCCGCACCGACCGCGCGCCGCCTGTACCGCTCGACCCGCGACAAGAAGGTCGCCGGCGTCTGCGGCGGCATCGCCGAGGCGATGGGGTGGGACGTGACCGCCGTCCGGCTCGTCGCCGCCCTCTCGATCCTCCTCCCCGGGCCCCAGGCGCTCGCCTACCTCGTCGCCTGGCTCGTCATGCCGACCGATCGGGAGGTCTACGGCTGGGACTCGTTCCGGTACGACTCCTCCTACGACACCGCCGAGGCCCCACCGGCCCCGCCCGTCGAGCCGGTCCCCCCGATGCCGACGCCGCCCCACACCGCCTGA